The genome window ATGCCTTTGACGCGAGAGCAGAAATCGGCCGTGGTGAGCGAGGTGAACGCGGTCGCTGCTGATGCCCTATCAGCAGTCGCGGCGGAATACCGAGGACTGACCGTCGAGCAGATGACCGAGTTGCGCAAGAAAGCGCGTGAGTCGGGGGTCTACATGAAGGTGGTCAAAAATCGGCTTGCCGCCCTGGCCGTAGAGGGAACGGAATTCGAGTGCATGAAGCCGGGTCTGAAGGGCCCGCTCATCCTGGCATTCTCCCAGGAAGATCCCGGTGCCGCCGCAAGGCTGGCCAAGGACTTCGCGAAGGAGAAGGAGAACGAGAAGTTCGTGGTCAAGCTGGTCGCCGTCGGCGGCGAGCTCATGGGCCCCGAGCAACTCGAACGCCTCGCCAGTCTGCCGACGCGGGAGCAGGCCCTGGCCATGCTTCTGGGTGTCATGCAGGCGCCGATTTCCAAGTTCGTTCGTACCCTCGCCGAGCCGCACGCCAAGCTCACACGCTTGGTCGCCGCGGTGCGCGATCAGAAAGAAGCGTCCGGATGAACGCTGGCGTTCGCGCCGCTCCGGACCGATTCGGGTTACCAGGTTTTATAGTTGAGGTAGATAAAAATGGCAGTTTCTAAGGACGACATCCTCGAGACCATCTCCAACATGACCGTTATGGAAGTGGTGGACCTGATCTCTGCGATGGAAGAGAAGTTCGGTGTTTCCGCTGCAGCCCCCGTTGCAGTTGCGGCCGGCCCTGGCGGTGGCGGCGACGCTCCCGCGGCTGAAGAGAAGACCGAGTTCGACGTTGTGATGGCCAGCTTCGGCGACAACAAGGTCGCCGTGATTAAGGCCGTGCGCGGCATTACCGGTCTGGGCCTGAAGGAGGCCAAGGCTCTGGTGGAAGGTGCACCCACCCCTGTGAAGGAAGGTGTGCCTAAGGAAGAAGCAGAGGAGCTTCAGAAGCAGCTTGAGGAAGCTGGCGCCAAGGTCGAGATCAAGTAACGTTGCACCGGCTGAACCGGGGGAAGCCCGGCAGCCGGAGCCGCAAGGCTGGTCGCCATCGGCGGCCGGCCTTTCGGTGTTTTTGAGAGTAGTGGTGTAGTTGCCAGCTTACCTTAACGCTGGCTAATGGACGCCTTGAGCGTCTAAGCGAGGATACCCCCGAATGGCCTATTCGTTCACCGAGAAAAAGCGCATTCGCAAGGATTTCGGCAAGCGGCCGCGAATCCTGCAGGTGCCCTACCTGTTGTCCATTCAGCTCGATTCCTACAGGCAATTCCTACAGGACGAGCACGAGCCCGGCAACCGTAAGGACATCGGCCTGCATGCGGCGTTCAATTCGGTGTTCCCCATCGTCTCCTACTCGGGCAATGCAGCGCTCGAGTACGTGAGCTATCGCTTGGGTGAGCCTCCCTTTGACGTGAAAGAGTGCCAGCTCCGCGGCCTCACGTTCGCGGCGCCCCTGCGCGTAACCGTGCGCCTGGTCATCTACGACAAGGAAGCATCGGGCAGCGAGAAGCCCGTGAAAGACGTGCGCGAGCAGGAGGTGTACCTCGGCGAGCTGCCGCTCATGACCGAGAACGGCACCTTCATCATCAACGGCACGGAGCGTGTGATCGTCTCCCAGCTGCACCGCTCGCCGGGTGTGTTCTTCGACCACGACCGTGGCAAGACCCACTCCTCGGGCAAGCTGCTGTTCTCGGCGCGCGTGATCCCCTACCGCGGCTCATGGCTCGACTTCGAGTTCGATCCGAAGGACGCACTCTTCGCGCGAATCGACCGTCGCCGCAAGCTGCCGGTCACGGTGCTGTTGCGTGCCCTGGGCTACGACAACCACCAGATCCTCGACATCTTCTTCGAGAAGAACGAGTTCCGCCTGACGGCGGAGACGATCAGCCTGCGCCTGATGCCGGAGCGTCTGCTCGGCGAGACCATGGAGTTCGACCTGGTCATCGGTGATCAGCTGATCGTGCCCGAAGGTCGTCGCGTCACGCGCAAGCACACGCGCGAGCTGGCGGATTCCGGCGAAGACTTTGTGGAAGTGCCTCGCCACTACCTCTCCGGCAAGGTGCTGGCTCACGATGTGCCCGATCCGGAGACCGGCGAGCTGCTGGCGAAGGTCAACGAGCAGCTGACGGAAGAGTCCGTCGGCAAGCTGGTGGAGGCCGGCATCGAGAGCATCGAGACGCTCTACGCCAACGACCTCGATCGCGGTCCCTACATCTCCCTGACGCTGGACATCGACTCCACCACCACCCGCCTCGAGGCGCTGGTGGAGATCTACCGCATGATGCGTCCGGGTGAGCCGCCCACCAAGGAGGCGGCGGAGAACCTGTTCCACAACCTGTTCTTCAACCCCGAGCGCTACGATCTGTCGGCGGTCGGCCGGATGAAGTTCAACCGTCGTGTGGGACATGACCACGTGACCGGTCCCGGCATCCTCTACGACTACATGTACTTTAAGGATCGCGACGACGCGTTCTGCAAGGAGCATGTGGAGCAGTACGGGGAGACCTCGGACATCCTCGATGTGCTGCAGTCGATCATCGACATCCGCAACGGCAACGGCACCATCGACGATATCGATCACCTCGGTAACCGTCGCGTGCGCAGCGTCGGCGAGATGGCGGAGAACGCCTTCCGTATCGGCCTGGTCCGTGTCGAGCGCGCCGTGAAGGAGCGCCTGACCCTGGCCGAGTCCGAAGGACTGATGCCGCAGGAGATGATCAACGCCAAGCCGGTGGCGGCGGCGGTGAAGGAGTTCTTCGGCTCCAGCCAGCTGTCCCAGTTCATGGACCAGAACAACCCGCTGTCCGAGGTGACCCACAAGCGTCGCGTCTCGGCCCTCGGTCCTGGCGGTCTCACCCGTGAGCGTGCGGGCTTCGAGGTGCGCGACGTGCACCCGACCCACTACGGCCGCGTGTGTCCCATCGAGACGCCGGAAGGCCCGAACATCGGCCTGATCAACTCCCTGGCTACCTACGCGCGCACCAACGAGTACGGGTTCCTCGAAACGCCCTACCGTCGCGTGGTGGAAGGCAAGGTGACCGAAGAGATCGTCTACCTGTCGGCGATCGAGGAAGGTAAATACGTCATCGCCCAGGCCAACGCGGCCCTCGGCGAGGAAGGCGAACTGGTCGACGAGCTGATCGCCTGCCGACACGAGAACGAGTTCAAGACCTTGTCTTCGGACGAGCGCGAGCGTGTGCAGTTCATGGACATCTCGCCCTCGCAGATCGTCTCCGTGGCCGCTTCGCTGATTCCGTTCCTCGAGCACGACGATGCCAACCGTGCCCTTATGGGCTCGAACATGCAGCGCCAGGCGGTGCCGACCCTGCGTGCGGACACGCCGCTCGTGGGTACGGGTATCGAGCGCGCCGTGGCCACCGACTCCGGTGTGACCGTGGTCGCCCGCCGCGGCGGCTTCGTCGACTCGGTCGACGCGTCGCGCATCGTGGTCCGTGCCCATGACGATGAGACGATTCCGGGCGAGCCGGGCGTCGACATCTACAACCTCACCAAGTACACGCGTTCTAACCAGAACACTTGTATCAACCAGCGCCCACTGGTGCGTACCGGTGACACGATCGCACGTGGTGACGTGCTCGCCGACGGCCCGTCCACGAGCCTCGGTGAGCTGGCCCTGGGCCAGAACATGCTCGTCGCGTTCATGCCCTGGAACGGCTACAACTTCGAGGACTCGATTCTCATCTCCGAGCGCCTGGTGCACGAGGATCGCTTCACCACGATCCACATCGAAGAGCTCACCTGTGTGGCTCGCGACACCAAGTTGGGTCAGGAGGAGATCACCTCCGATATCCCGAACGTAGGTGATGCGGCGCTCGGTAAGTTGGACGAATCGGGCATCGCTTACATCGGTGCCGAAGTGACCGGTGGCGACATCCTCGTAGGTAAGGTCACGCCGAAGGGCGAGACCCAGCTGACGCCTGAAGAGAAGCTCCTGCGCGCGATCTTCGGTGAGAAGGCGTCGGACGTGAAGGACACCTCCCTGCGCGTGCCCCCGGGCATGGACGGCACGGTGATCGACGTCCGCGTGTTCACCCGCGATGGCGTGGAGAAGGACGCTCGCGCCCTCTCCATCGAGCAGTCCGAAATCTCCAAGGTGCGCAAGGACCTCGACGATCAGCTGCGCATCCTGGAGGAGGATCTGTTCTCGCGGGTCGAGAAGATGCTCGTGGGTGAGGTTGCTGACGGCGGACCGCAGGGTCTGAAGGCCGGCAGCGAGATCACCTCCGAGTACCTCGCCGATCTGCCGCACGCCTCGTGGTTCGAGATCCGCGTGCGCAACGACGACATCAACCGTCAGATCGAAGGCGTCGCCTCGCGACTCGAAGAGCAGCGCAAGGAGTTCGACGAACGCTTCGATCACAAGAAGGCCAAGATCACCCAAGGCGATGATCTCGCGCCCGGCGTGTTGAAGATGGTCAAGGTGTACCTGGCGGTGAAGCGTCGCATTCAGCCGGGGGACAAGATGGCCGGCCGCCACGGTAACAAGGGTGTGATCTCCACCATCGTGCCGGTGGAAGACATGCCCTACAGCGACGACGGCACCCCCGTCGACGTCGTGCTGAACCCCCTCGGCGTGCCCTCACGCATGAACGTCGGCCAGGTGCTGGAGACGCACCTCGGCTGGGCAGCCAAGGGTGTGGGCCGGAAGATCGAAGGGATGCTGCGGGCCAAGGCGTCTGCCGATGAGCTGCGCGGCTTCCTGGAGAAGGTCTACAACGAGAGCGGCGGTCGTACCACGCCGCTGGAGGAGCTGGGCGAGGACGAGGTCCTGGAGCTGGCGAAGAACCTCTCCAACGGTGTGCCCATGGCCACGCCCGTGTTCGACGGCGCCACGGAGAAGGAGATCAAGAACATGCTGGAGCTCGCGGGCCTGCCGCGCAGCGGCCAGACGAACTTGATCGACGGTCGTACCGGCGAGCGTTTCCACCGCGAAACCACCGTCGGTTACATGTACATGCTGAAGCTGAACCACCTGGTGGACGACAAGATGCACGCGCGTTCCACCGGACCTTACAGTCTCGTTACCCAGCAGCCGCTGGGCGGCAAGGCGCAGTTCGGCGGTCAGCGTTTCGGCGAGATGGAGGTCTGGGCCCTCGAGGCCTACGGCGCCTCCTACACGCTGCAGGAAATGCTCACGGTGAAGTCTGACGACGTGCAGGGCCGCACCAAGATGTACAAGAACATCGTCGATGGTACGCACACGATGGATGCGGGCATGCCCGAGTCCTTCAACGTGCTGGTGAAGGAGATTCGTTCTCTGGCCATCGATATCGAGCTGGAGAGCGACTGACGGCGCAGTCACGCGGCGTGTTTGATTTTTGCCCCGGGACGACACCTGAGACGGTGAACATCCCGGCAAACGAGTGGCCCGCCATGGGCGGGCCCAGCGAACGGGGCAGGTAAGAGTTACATGAAAGATCTTCTCAAGCTTTTTCGGCAGCAGACGCCCGTCGAGGACTTCGATCGAATCCGTATCGGTCTAGCGTCCCCTGACATGATCCGCTCCTGGTCCTTCGGCGAGGTGAAGAAGCCGGAGACCATCAACTACCGGACCTTCAAGCCGGAGCGCGATGGCCTGTTCTGCGCCAAGATCTTTGGCCCGGTGAAGGACTACGAGTGCCTTTGCGGTAAGTACAAGCGCCTCAAGCACCGCGGTGTGGTGTGCGAGAAGTGCGGCGTGGAGGTGACCCAGTCCAAGGTGCGCCGTGAGCGCATGGGACACATCGAGCTAGCGAGCCCGGTGGCCCACATCTGGTTCCTGAAGTCGCTGCCCTCGCGTATCGGCCTCATGCTGGACATGACCCTGCGCGAGATCGAGCGCATCCTCTACTTCGAGGCCTTCGTGGTCATCGATCCGGGTATGACGCCGATGCAGCGCGGCCAGCTCCTGACCGACGAGGGCTACCTCGACGCGATGGAAGAGCATGGCGACGAGTTCGACGCCCGCATGGGCGCCGAGGCGGTCTTCGAGCTGCTGAAGTCCCTCGATCTGGACGCGGAAGTCGCACGTGTGCGCGAGGAGATCGCGGGCACGTCGTCCGAGACCAAGATCAAGCGTTTGTCGAAGCGCCTCAAGCTACTGGAATCGTTCATCGAGTCCGGCAACGCACCCGAGTGGATGGTGCTGACCGTGCTGCCAGTGCTGCCGCCGGACCTGCGTCCCCTGGTGCCGCTGGACGGCGGTCGCTTCGCGACGTCGGATCTGAACGATCTGTACCGTCGCGTCATCAACCGCAACAACCGCCTGCGTCGCCTCCTCGAGCTCAACGCGCCTGACATCATCGTGCGCAACGAGAAGCGCATGCTCCAGGAGGCCGTGGATGCGCTGCTCGACAACGGCCGTCGCGGTCGTGCCATCACGGGCACCAACAAGCGTCCCCTGAAGTCGCTGGCCGACATGATCAAGGGTAAGCAGGGTCGCTTCCGTCAGAACCTGCTCGGTAAGCGTGTGGACTACTCCGGTCGTTCGGTGATCGTGGTGGGCCCGACCCTGAAGCTGCACCAGTGCGGTCTGCCGAAGAAGATGGCGTTGGAGCTGTTCAAGCCCTTCATCTTCTCCAAGCTGCAGCTGCGCGGCGAGGCGGCGACGATCAAGGCCGCCAAGCGCCTCGTGGAGCGCGAGGGTCCTGAGGTGTGGGACATCCTCGAAGAGGTGATCCGCGAGCACCCGGTGCTGCTGAACCGCGCACCCACGCTGCACCGCCTCGGCATCCAGGCCTTCGAGCCCGTGCTGATCGAGGGCAAGGCCATTCAGCTGCACCCGCTCGTGTGTACCGCGTTCAACGCTGACTTCGATGGCGACCAAATGGCCGTGCACGTGCCGCTGTCGCTGGAAGCTCAGCTGGAAGCGCGCGCCCTGATGATGGCGTCGAACAACATCCTGTCCCCGGCCAACGGTGATCCCATCATCGTGCCGTCGCAGGACGTGGTGCTCGGGCTTTACTACATCACCCGCGAGCGTGTGAACGCCGAGGGCGAGGGCATCGTGTTCGCGGACGTAGCGGAAGTCTCCCGCGCCTATCACACCCGTTCCGTCAGCCTGCACGCCAAGGTCAAGCTGCGCATCGCGCGCAACGAGATCGTCGACGGGGTGCGGCACGCGGTGAACCAGGTGGTGGATACCACCGTTGGCCGCGCGCTCCTGCTGGAGGTGCTGCCGGACGAGCTGTCCTTCGATCTGGTCAACCGTACGATGACCAAGAAGGCGATCTCGGCGGCGATCAACGCGTCCTACCGCGAGGTGGGCCTGAAGCGTACCGTCGTGTTCGCTGACCAGCTCATGTACGCCGGTTTCTACTACGCCACCCGCGCCGGTGTCTCGATCGGTGTGGACGACATGGTCGTGCCGCCCGAGAAGGCCGCGATCCTGGAAGAGGCCGAGGCCGAGGTGAAGGAGATCGAAGACCAGTACGGCATGGGTCTGGTCACCAACGGCGAGCGCTACAACAAGGTGGTGGATATCTGGTCGCGCACTAACGAGCGCGTGGCCAAGGCCATGATGGAGCAGCTCGGCGGCGAGGAAGTCGAGGACTCGGAAGGCAACAAGATCAACCAGGCCTCCTTCAACTCCATCTACATGATGTCCGACTCGGGTGCTCGTGGTTCTCCCGCGCAGATTCGTCAGCTGGCCGGGATGCGTGGCCTGATGGCGAAGCCGGACGGCTCCATCATCGAGACGCCGATCACGGCCAACTTCCGCGAAGGCCTCGACGTCCTGCAGTACTTCATCTCCACCCACGGTGCTCGTAAGGGCCTCGCGGATACGGCGTTGAAGACCGCCAACTCCGGTTACCTGACCCGTCGCCTCGTCGACGTGGCGCAGGATCTGGTGGTGACGGAGATGGACTGCGGCACCACCGAGGGCGTGCGCCTCGAGCCGCTGGTCGAAGGTGGCGATGTGGTCGAGCCCTTGTCCGAGCGCGTGCTTGGCCGAGTGCTGGCCGAGTCGGTGTTCGAGCCGGGTACGGACAATGAAGCGATCCCGGCGGGGACCCTCCTCGATGAGCGCCTGGTGCAGCGGATCGAAGAGATGGCGATCGACCACGTGACCGTGCGCTCGCCGATCACCTGTAAGACCCGCTACGGCGTGTGCTCCATGTGCTACGGGCGTGACCTCGCGCGCGGCCACATCATCAATCGCGGCGAGGCCGTGGGCGTGATCGCGGCCCAGTCGATCGGTGAGCCGGGCACGCAGTTGACCATG of Pseudomonadota bacterium contains these proteins:
- the rplJ gene encoding 50S ribosomal protein L10, which gives rise to MPLTREQKSAVVSEVNAVAADALSAVAAEYRGLTVEQMTELRKKARESGVYMKVVKNRLAALAVEGTEFECMKPGLKGPLILAFSQEDPGAAARLAKDFAKEKENEKFVVKLVAVGGELMGPEQLERLASLPTREQALAMLLGVMQAPISKFVRTLAEPHAKLTRLVAAVRDQKEASG
- the rplL gene encoding 50S ribosomal protein L7/L12; this encodes MAVSKDDILETISNMTVMEVVDLISAMEEKFGVSAAAPVAVAAGPGGGGDAPAAEEKTEFDVVMASFGDNKVAVIKAVRGITGLGLKEAKALVEGAPTPVKEGVPKEEAEELQKQLEEAGAKVEIK
- the rpoB gene encoding DNA-directed RNA polymerase subunit beta, with the protein product MAYSFTEKKRIRKDFGKRPRILQVPYLLSIQLDSYRQFLQDEHEPGNRKDIGLHAAFNSVFPIVSYSGNAALEYVSYRLGEPPFDVKECQLRGLTFAAPLRVTVRLVIYDKEASGSEKPVKDVREQEVYLGELPLMTENGTFIINGTERVIVSQLHRSPGVFFDHDRGKTHSSGKLLFSARVIPYRGSWLDFEFDPKDALFARIDRRRKLPVTVLLRALGYDNHQILDIFFEKNEFRLTAETISLRLMPERLLGETMEFDLVIGDQLIVPEGRRVTRKHTRELADSGEDFVEVPRHYLSGKVLAHDVPDPETGELLAKVNEQLTEESVGKLVEAGIESIETLYANDLDRGPYISLTLDIDSTTTRLEALVEIYRMMRPGEPPTKEAAENLFHNLFFNPERYDLSAVGRMKFNRRVGHDHVTGPGILYDYMYFKDRDDAFCKEHVEQYGETSDILDVLQSIIDIRNGNGTIDDIDHLGNRRVRSVGEMAENAFRIGLVRVERAVKERLTLAESEGLMPQEMINAKPVAAAVKEFFGSSQLSQFMDQNNPLSEVTHKRRVSALGPGGLTRERAGFEVRDVHPTHYGRVCPIETPEGPNIGLINSLATYARTNEYGFLETPYRRVVEGKVTEEIVYLSAIEEGKYVIAQANAALGEEGELVDELIACRHENEFKTLSSDERERVQFMDISPSQIVSVAASLIPFLEHDDANRALMGSNMQRQAVPTLRADTPLVGTGIERAVATDSGVTVVARRGGFVDSVDASRIVVRAHDDETIPGEPGVDIYNLTKYTRSNQNTCINQRPLVRTGDTIARGDVLADGPSTSLGELALGQNMLVAFMPWNGYNFEDSILISERLVHEDRFTTIHIEELTCVARDTKLGQEEITSDIPNVGDAALGKLDESGIAYIGAEVTGGDILVGKVTPKGETQLTPEEKLLRAIFGEKASDVKDTSLRVPPGMDGTVIDVRVFTRDGVEKDARALSIEQSEISKVRKDLDDQLRILEEDLFSRVEKMLVGEVADGGPQGLKAGSEITSEYLADLPHASWFEIRVRNDDINRQIEGVASRLEEQRKEFDERFDHKKAKITQGDDLAPGVLKMVKVYLAVKRRIQPGDKMAGRHGNKGVISTIVPVEDMPYSDDGTPVDVVLNPLGVPSRMNVGQVLETHLGWAAKGVGRKIEGMLRAKASADELRGFLEKVYNESGGRTTPLEELGEDEVLELAKNLSNGVPMATPVFDGATEKEIKNMLELAGLPRSGQTNLIDGRTGERFHRETTVGYMYMLKLNHLVDDKMHARSTGPYSLVTQQPLGGKAQFGGQRFGEMEVWALEAYGASYTLQEMLTVKSDDVQGRTKMYKNIVDGTHTMDAGMPESFNVLVKEIRSLAIDIELESD
- the rpoC gene encoding DNA-directed RNA polymerase subunit beta' — encoded protein: MKDLLKLFRQQTPVEDFDRIRIGLASPDMIRSWSFGEVKKPETINYRTFKPERDGLFCAKIFGPVKDYECLCGKYKRLKHRGVVCEKCGVEVTQSKVRRERMGHIELASPVAHIWFLKSLPSRIGLMLDMTLREIERILYFEAFVVIDPGMTPMQRGQLLTDEGYLDAMEEHGDEFDARMGAEAVFELLKSLDLDAEVARVREEIAGTSSETKIKRLSKRLKLLESFIESGNAPEWMVLTVLPVLPPDLRPLVPLDGGRFATSDLNDLYRRVINRNNRLRRLLELNAPDIIVRNEKRMLQEAVDALLDNGRRGRAITGTNKRPLKSLADMIKGKQGRFRQNLLGKRVDYSGRSVIVVGPTLKLHQCGLPKKMALELFKPFIFSKLQLRGEAATIKAAKRLVEREGPEVWDILEEVIREHPVLLNRAPTLHRLGIQAFEPVLIEGKAIQLHPLVCTAFNADFDGDQMAVHVPLSLEAQLEARALMMASNNILSPANGDPIIVPSQDVVLGLYYITRERVNAEGEGIVFADVAEVSRAYHTRSVSLHAKVKLRIARNEIVDGVRHAVNQVVDTTVGRALLLEVLPDELSFDLVNRTMTKKAISAAINASYREVGLKRTVVFADQLMYAGFYYATRAGVSIGVDDMVVPPEKAAILEEAEAEVKEIEDQYGMGLVTNGERYNKVVDIWSRTNERVAKAMMEQLGGEEVEDSEGNKINQASFNSIYMMSDSGARGSPAQIRQLAGMRGLMAKPDGSIIETPITANFREGLDVLQYFISTHGARKGLADTALKTANSGYLTRRLVDVAQDLVVTEMDCGTTEGVRLEPLVEGGDVVEPLSERVLGRVLAESVFEPGTDNEAIPAGTLLDERLVQRIEEMAIDHVTVRSPITCKTRYGVCSMCYGRDLARGHIINRGEAVGVIAAQSIGEPGTQLTMRTFHIGGAASRAAAVSSIEVKNAGEVRLHNVKTVRNQDSNLVAVSRSGELAIVDEFGRERERYKLPYGAVISVDDREGVKSGQQVAGWDPHTHPVLTEVDGFLKYVDFVDGVTVNRQADETTGIESVVVSDPKQRGSSGKDLRPMIKLVDGDGNDVTLSTGNAVAYPLPPGAVISMAEGEQVRIGDVLARIPQETSKTRDITGGLPRVADLFEARRPKDPAILAEASGTVSFGKETKGKQRLIITNEDGDRHEELIPKWRNLHIFEGEHVERGDEIADGEPNPHDILRLQGTEALAEYLVGEIQDVYRLQGVKISDKHIEVIIRQMLRKVEILNGGDTRYLRGEQVDRSKVDEANEALAEDQQPARYERLLLGITKASLATESFISAASFQETTRVLTEAAVRGVHDDLRGLKENVIVGRLIPAGTGSAYHENRRREKGKSDQERYLEAAEAAMSGGLGSAPADAGEGEAAPAAQAAPSEE